In Esox lucius isolate fEsoLuc1 chromosome 6, fEsoLuc1.pri, whole genome shotgun sequence, the following proteins share a genomic window:
- the tacr2 gene encoding substance-K receptor has protein sequence METTSEPLLSTSIYFLNYGNETTVNRFEQPDWQVALWAIAYSLIVIVSVTGNVTVIWIILAHKRMRTVTNYFIVNLAFSDVSMATFNTVFNFVYAIHNDWYFGLGYCRFQNFYPITAMFSSIYSMAAIAVDRYMAIIYPLKPRLSSKSTKIVIGLIWTVAFCLAFPQCYYSVTQYYHPRTLCFVNWPDEDGGKHHLTYQIAMIILIYLLPLLVMLITYSLIGQTLWGSEIPGETSRHYRNQIQAKRKVVKMMMVVVMNFALCWLPYHIYFILGSVNMEIYMQTYIQQVYLAIFWLAMSSGMYNPIIYCCLNHRFRSGFRHAFSWLPFIKVSEEDVMELQNTQTFRLTHSCRTENTRSFMACPNSAEHNDHTIVNLMKS, from the exons ATGGAAACAACTTCGGAGCCGCTCCTTTCAACATCCATATATTTTCTGAATTATGGAAACGAGACCACCGTAAATCGTTTTGAACAGCCGGACTGGCAAGTGGCACTGTGGGCAATTGCTTATTCACTAATAGTAATTGTGTCTGTCACAGGAAATGTCACTGTAATTTGGATAATTCTGGCTCACAAAAGAATGAGGACAGTAACTAACTATTTTATAGTGAATCTTGCATTCTCAGACGTTTCGATGGCTACTTTCAACACTGTCTTTAATTTTGTGTATGCTATACACAACGACTGGTACTTCGGTTTGGGATACTGTAGGTTTCAGAACTTCTATCCAATCACAGCAATGTTTTCAAGTATTTATTCGATGGCAGCTATTGCGGTTGACAG ATACATGGCCATTATCTACCCATTGAAACCAAGGCTGTCCTCCAAATCCACCAAAATTGTGATTGGCCTCATATGGACAGTGGCTTTCTGCCTGGCTTTTCCTCAGTGTTATTATTCTGTCACCCAGTATTATCATCCCCGCACCCTTTGCTTTGTCAATTGGCCTGATGAAGACGGTGGAAAACATCATCTCAC GTACCAGATagccatgatcatactgatttaCTTGCTCCCTCTGCTGGTGATGTTAATTACCTACAGCCTCATTGGCCAGACACTGTGGGGCAGCGAAATACCAGGGGAGACCTCACGCCACTACCGGAACCAGATCCAGGCAAAGCGCAAG GTGGTaaagatgatgatggtggtcgTTATGAACTTCGCCCTGTGCTGGCTACCTTACCACATCTACTTCATCCTGGGCAGCGTCAACATGGAAATCTACATGCAGACGTACATACAGCAGGTGTACCTGGCCATCTTCTGGCTGGCCATGAGCTCCGGCATGTACAACCCCATCATTTACTGCTGCCTCAACCACAG ATTCCGCTCAGGGTTCCGTCATGCTTTCAGCTGGTTGCCCTTCATCAAGGTTTCGGAGGAGGACGTGATGGAGCTGCAGAACACACAGACTTTTAGGTTGACTCACAGCTGTCGCACTGAGAACACCAGGAGCTTCATGGCCTGCCCCAACTCAGCTGAACATAACGACCACACCATAGTCAACCTCATGAAAAGCTGA